From the genome of Maribacter algicola, one region includes:
- a CDS encoding SDR family NAD(P)-dependent oxidoreductase gives MSSYNYNNKTVVVTGGGSGIGEALSKAFANNGADVQILDYNLEMAQKIVEEITSNGHKAQAYSCDVSNQKEVVKIINSIAANTTIDILINNAGIAHVGNIEQTSEEDMDRLYSVNIKGVYNCIYATIPAMKEHGGIILNMASVASTVGIADRFAYSMTKGAVLTMTYSVAKDYIAHNIRCNSISPARVHTPFVDNFIKTNYSGKEDEMFDKLSKSQPIGRMGQPEEIAALALFLCSDEAAFITGTDFPIDGGFIKLNN, from the coding sequence ATGTCCTCATATAATTATAATAATAAAACAGTGGTAGTTACCGGTGGTGGCAGCGGAATTGGAGAAGCACTCTCCAAAGCCTTTGCCAACAACGGTGCTGATGTACAGATTCTGGATTATAATCTTGAAATGGCCCAAAAGATTGTAGAAGAAATTACCTCCAATGGTCATAAAGCTCAAGCATATTCATGTGACGTATCAAATCAAAAGGAAGTAGTGAAAATTATTAATAGTATTGCGGCCAACACCACCATAGATATACTCATCAATAATGCGGGCATTGCCCATGTTGGAAACATTGAACAAACTTCCGAGGAAGATATGGACAGGTTGTACAGTGTAAACATTAAAGGGGTTTACAACTGTATTTATGCTACTATACCTGCTATGAAAGAACATGGAGGCATTATATTAAATATGGCTTCGGTAGCTTCTACAGTGGGCATAGCTGATCGTTTTGCCTATTCCATGACCAAAGGTGCCGTATTGACGATGACCTATTCCGTCGCCAAGGATTATATTGCACATAATATACGTTGCAACAGTATTTCTCCGGCAAGGGTGCATACTCCGTTCGTAGATAATTTTATAAAAACGAACTATTCCGGAAAAGAAGATGAGATGTTTGATAAGCTCTCAAAATCGCAACCAATAGGTAGAATGGGACAACCTGAGGAAATAGCAGCATTGGCCCTTTTCTTGTGTTCAGATGAAGCCGCATTTATTACCGGAACAGATTTCCCTATTGACGGTGGATTCATTAAATTAAACAACTAA
- a CDS encoding alpha-L-fucosidase: MKSKLIYYIVVLLISTLTYGQGQKNYEPTKENLEAREWFKEARFGLFVHWGVYSILGDGEWVMNNQNIAVDAYEKLPSFFNPIEFNADEWVNMAKEAGMKYITITSRHHDGFSMFDTKASHYNIVESTPFGRDILKELAEACKKADIKLFFYYSLLDWNRDDYYPRGRTGKEIPGRNQGDWDEYIKFMKLQLTELLTNYGEIAGIWFDGYWDQTILSVPNQEKSGKLQIDWHLDEIYSLIHNLQPQCLIGNNHHIAPIEGEDFQMFEKDLPGNNTTGFGTAASDIGQLPFEVCETINGSWGFNLQDKKHKSEKELIHYVVKAAGYGSNLLLNVGPMPNGKIQNEHVQSLKKIGEWLQKNGETIYGTSAGPISPTEALAITQKDKKIYVHVLDQNNTVFIKGFEGRIKSISLFKESKQLVYDDNRFGLLIQIPENQIDPIDTIVEITLK, from the coding sequence ATGAAATCTAAACTTATTTATTATATAGTTGTACTTTTAATCAGTACCCTCACCTATGGTCAAGGACAAAAAAATTATGAGCCCACAAAGGAAAACTTAGAAGCCAGGGAATGGTTTAAGGAGGCTAGGTTCGGTTTATTTGTTCATTGGGGTGTTTACAGCATATTAGGTGATGGCGAGTGGGTGATGAACAACCAAAATATAGCCGTTGACGCCTATGAAAAACTACCAAGTTTTTTCAACCCTATTGAATTCAATGCTGATGAATGGGTTAATATGGCAAAAGAGGCAGGAATGAAATATATAACCATAACCAGTAGACATCACGATGGATTTTCAATGTTCGACACGAAGGCAAGCCATTACAACATAGTTGAAAGTACTCCCTTTGGTCGTGATATATTGAAGGAATTGGCAGAAGCCTGCAAAAAGGCTGATATTAAACTATTTTTTTATTATTCCTTACTGGACTGGAACCGAGATGATTATTATCCAAGAGGTAGAACCGGTAAGGAAATACCCGGCAGAAATCAAGGAGATTGGGATGAGTACATTAAATTCATGAAGCTTCAATTAACCGAGCTGTTAACCAACTATGGCGAAATTGCCGGTATTTGGTTTGATGGTTATTGGGACCAAACAATTTTATCAGTTCCCAATCAAGAAAAGTCAGGAAAGCTACAAATAGATTGGCACCTTGATGAAATTTACTCCTTAATACATAACCTTCAACCACAATGCCTAATTGGCAATAACCACCATATAGCCCCTATTGAAGGAGAAGACTTTCAGATGTTCGAGAAAGACTTACCAGGAAATAACACTACTGGCTTTGGTACAGCTGCATCGGATATTGGCCAGTTACCTTTCGAGGTTTGCGAAACCATCAATGGATCTTGGGGATTTAACCTACAGGATAAAAAACATAAATCTGAAAAAGAACTTATTCATTATGTAGTTAAAGCTGCGGGGTATGGAAGCAATCTATTGTTGAACGTAGGTCCCATGCCAAATGGTAAAATTCAAAATGAGCATGTACAGTCATTAAAAAAAATAGGAGAATGGTTACAAAAAAATGGTGAGACCATATATGGCACCTCGGCCGGGCCTATTTCTCCAACCGAAGCTTTAGCTATCACCCAAAAGGACAAAAAAATATATGTACATGTACTAGATCAAAATAACACGGTATTTATAAAGGGTTTTGAGGGAAGGATAAAAAGTATATCCCTATTCAAAGAAAGCAAACAATTGGTGTATGATGATAACAGATTTGGATTGTTAATTCAAATTCCAGAAAATCAGATAGACCCAATAGATACTATCGTTGAAATAACTTTAAAATAA
- a CDS encoding L-fuconate dehydratase: MKEKIIISGISIKDIRFPTSKSLDGSDAMNPDPDYSATYVILKTNLPNLEGHGLTFTIGRGNEICVAAVKALSPLIIGKSLDSFTKNMAAFWKMITGDSQLRWLGPEKGVIHLATGAVVNAVWDLYAKTEGKPLWRLLADMTPEQLVSCIDFTYITDVITPDEALTMLKEKESGKQERIEALLKSGYPAYTTSAGWLGYSDEKMRYLCQEAKASGFKHMKIKVGADLKDDMRRAAIIREEIGDDLKLMMDANQKWDVDEAITNMESLKKFNPWWIEEPTSPDDILGHAKIAKAISPILVATGEHCQNRVMFKQLMQSGGLGICQIDSCRVGGVNEILAIMLMAAKFNIPVCPHAGGVGLCEYVQHLSMIDYIAISGTMENRIIEYVDHLHEHFHDPVIIKNGAYMPPLEPGYSITMKKESLRDFSFPNGKEWKKQPVLV; the protein is encoded by the coding sequence ATGAAAGAAAAAATTATTATTTCTGGAATTTCTATTAAAGATATTAGATTTCCCACAAGTAAATCCTTAGATGGTTCAGATGCTATGAACCCTGACCCGGATTATTCCGCTACCTATGTCATTCTAAAAACGAATTTGCCAAATTTGGAAGGCCATGGATTAACATTCACAATAGGTAGGGGAAATGAAATATGTGTGGCGGCGGTAAAAGCATTGTCGCCGTTGATAATTGGTAAAAGTTTAGATAGCTTTACCAAGAACATGGCCGCATTCTGGAAAATGATAACTGGAGACAGTCAATTAAGATGGTTAGGTCCAGAAAAAGGGGTCATCCATTTAGCTACGGGAGCCGTCGTAAATGCCGTATGGGATCTTTATGCGAAAACAGAAGGCAAACCCTTATGGCGGTTATTGGCCGATATGACTCCGGAGCAATTGGTTTCCTGTATTGATTTTACCTATATAACTGATGTTATTACTCCAGACGAAGCACTTACAATGCTTAAGGAGAAAGAATCTGGTAAACAAGAACGTATAGAGGCTTTGTTGAAATCAGGTTACCCTGCCTATACCACCTCGGCAGGTTGGTTGGGTTATTCAGACGAAAAGATGCGCTATCTATGCCAAGAGGCCAAGGCCAGTGGATTCAAACACATGAAAATTAAGGTAGGTGCAGACTTAAAAGACGATATGCGAAGGGCCGCCATAATTCGTGAAGAAATAGGTGATGACCTTAAATTAATGATGGATGCCAATCAGAAATGGGATGTAGACGAGGCGATTACCAATATGGAGTCGCTAAAAAAATTCAACCCCTGGTGGATAGAAGAACCTACAAGCCCGGATGACATATTGGGCCATGCGAAAATTGCTAAAGCAATAAGCCCAATTTTGGTGGCAACGGGCGAACATTGCCAAAATAGGGTCATGTTCAAACAACTAATGCAATCGGGTGGACTGGGAATCTGTCAAATAGATAGTTGCCGTGTTGGTGGCGTAAATGAAATATTGGCCATTATGTTAATGGCAGCTAAATTTAATATTCCCGTTTGCCCCCACGCCGGAGGTGTTGGTCTTTGTGAATATGTTCAACACCTTTCAATGATTGACTACATTGCCATTAGTGGTACTATGGAAAATAGAATAATAGAATATGTAGACCATCTTCATGAACATTTTCATGATCCGGTTATCATTAAAAATGGGGCCTATATGCCACCATTGGAACCTGGATATAGCATAACAATGAAGAAAGAATCACTTAGGGATTTTAGTTTCCCAAATGGAAAGGAATGGAAGAAACAACCCGTTTTAGTATGA
- a CDS encoding AraC family transcriptional regulator codes for MKLHFIDRKSSVTNSLSVTRNSYPHFLKLWHFHPELELVMIIKSTGTRFVGDSIEKFNEGEVVLLGKNLPHMWINDPDYYTGNTDMIAEAIAVHFKKEFLGDTFFEVPEMLKITNLIHKASLGMVFTNVDNDLRAKIKSLVNLRDFEKVITLLQILQELAEDTQARILSSNGFIKPFNQDASQDLEKIYEYIYKNFNKPISSRKVAEIANMNSSAFSRFFTKIHRKSFTRYLNEIRIGYACKMLIEGEQKIISICYESGFRNVSNFNRQFKLIRGITPNEFAKIYNNESELI; via the coding sequence ATGAAACTCCATTTCATAGATCGTAAAAGTTCGGTTACTAACTCCTTAAGTGTAACGCGAAACTCTTATCCCCATTTTTTAAAACTTTGGCATTTTCACCCTGAGTTGGAATTGGTCATGATTATAAAAAGTACTGGAACCCGTTTTGTTGGCGATAGTATAGAAAAATTCAATGAAGGGGAAGTGGTTCTTTTAGGTAAAAATCTGCCTCATATGTGGATTAATGACCCTGATTATTATACTGGTAATACAGATATGATAGCAGAGGCGATCGCTGTACACTTTAAGAAGGAATTTTTAGGGGACACCTTTTTTGAAGTACCCGAAATGTTAAAAATCACCAACTTGATTCATAAAGCATCTCTAGGCATGGTCTTTACCAATGTAGACAATGATCTAAGAGCCAAGATAAAAAGTTTGGTGAACCTAAGGGACTTTGAAAAGGTGATAACATTATTACAGATTCTTCAGGAATTGGCTGAAGATACACAAGCACGAATTCTCTCTAGCAACGGGTTTATAAAGCCTTTCAATCAAGACGCTTCCCAAGACCTTGAAAAAATTTATGAATACATCTATAAAAATTTCAATAAACCTATTAGCTCAAGAAAAGTAGCAGAAATTGCCAATATGAATTCATCTGCCTTTAGTAGGTTTTTTACTAAAATCCATAGGAAGTCCTTTACACGTTATCTTAATGAAATACGTATAGGATATGCCTGTAAAATGTTGATTGAAGGAGAGCAAAAAATCATTTCAATTTGTTATGAGTCAGGTTTTAGAAACGTGTCCAATTTTAATAGACAATTCAAATTAATTAGGGGGATAACACCAAATGAATTTGCTAAAATTTATAATAATGAATCCGAATTGATATAA
- a CDS encoding VCBS repeat-containing protein: MKLHVILFAILSIIIVSCKDTAVSTAQNEQPIKIIQSYRAIPADSSGIKFLNKTQESQNFNYLIYPFIYFGGGVSTGDINNDGLPDIYFTGQMGKNKLYLNKGNLSFQDITVSAGVEGLFNHWTTGTTMADVNNDGFLDIYVSVAGPGDLRKNLLYINNKNNTFTEQAQAYGIADEGHSIQSAFFDYDNDGDLDLYVGNYPPDGFSQNNAFFEQRMKNPSLETSDKLYRNDEGKFVDITEQAGVLNYGLTLGISISDFNNDGQMDIYVSNDFNSSDYLYINQGDGTYENELQKYTMHTSNFGMGTDAADINNDGLPDLVQLDMMGSNNEDQKANMSAMNTELFYDLVEKGLHHQYMKNTLQVNTGVYNFIEVGELAGISYTDWSWCPLLFDMQNNGHKDLFVTNGMRRDVNNNDYNALFRIQKAYGKVKPEEYVEWVKRMPSTPVPNFAFSNNGDLSFEKKKSDYGLSAEGFSNGASYADLDLDGDLDLVVNHLDMTSQIFENRVQNKIGSNFLRLKLNGKEDNKFGIGAKVIAYYNTEQQMVELQTTRGYESSVDPTIHFGIGSIKVLDSIEIYWPKGGVQTLRDIRANQVLEVEQEIQPRPNVNKSSVPRAMFTSTQPNLDPQFTHRENNFNDFDREVLLPHKMSQQGPALAVADVNNDGLDDFYIGGAKNLSGHLYLQNAQGNFNTHSENIWKTDQGYEDVSATFFDVDNDGDQDLYVASGGNEEAEGNRFYKDRLYLNDGKGNFKKSLEGLPKLYISTGPVRVADFDKDGDLDLFLGGRQTPGKYPLPVNSYLLRNDTEGSTVKFTDVSKELAPEFQTLGMVTDAVWADLNNDDLLDLILVGEWMTPKVYLQENDQFTDYTENFGLSDYVGWWNTVKLSDLDNDGDLDIIAGNLGLNYKYKASKQEPFKIYAEDFDDNGKLDIVLGYYSEGELYPLRGRQCSSQQIPSIKKKFPDYSSFSKASLTEVYTPAKLNEALTYSASTFANSVFLNESGKFTQKVLPRRAQTSSINDFVVKDFDKDGYLDLLIAGNLYGSEVETPRNDANFGLLLKGIGKGEFNALSASESGINILGEVKKIEEFKGIDDSEAYLVARNNLPLLVIKKL; this comes from the coding sequence ATGAAACTACATGTTATCCTTTTCGCAATTTTGTCGATAATCATTGTTTCTTGTAAAGATACCGCTGTAAGTACAGCCCAAAACGAGCAACCTATAAAAATTATTCAGTCATATAGGGCTATTCCTGCAGATAGTTCTGGCATTAAGTTTTTGAACAAGACTCAAGAGTCGCAAAATTTCAATTACCTAATTTACCCTTTCATTTATTTTGGTGGAGGAGTATCAACCGGCGACATCAACAATGACGGTCTTCCTGACATCTACTTTACTGGTCAAATGGGTAAAAACAAGCTTTACCTAAACAAAGGAAATTTGTCCTTTCAGGATATAACCGTTTCAGCAGGTGTAGAGGGTTTGTTCAATCATTGGACCACGGGCACGACCATGGCAGATGTCAACAACGACGGTTTTCTTGATATTTATGTAAGTGTTGCAGGACCCGGTGATCTTCGAAAAAACCTTTTATATATTAACAATAAGAACAATACGTTTACTGAACAGGCGCAAGCTTATGGTATTGCGGATGAAGGCCATTCGATTCAATCCGCTTTCTTTGATTATGACAACGATGGCGACCTGGATCTATATGTTGGGAATTATCCCCCAGATGGTTTCAGTCAAAACAATGCTTTTTTTGAGCAACGTATGAAAAACCCCAGTTTGGAAACGTCTGACAAATTATATAGAAATGATGAGGGAAAATTTGTTGATATTACTGAACAAGCAGGGGTTTTAAATTATGGATTAACCTTGGGTATAAGTATTTCGGATTTTAATAATGATGGCCAAATGGACATCTATGTCTCAAATGATTTTAACTCAAGTGACTATTTGTATATCAACCAAGGAGACGGAACGTATGAAAATGAATTACAGAAATATACCATGCATACTTCCAATTTTGGAATGGGTACGGACGCTGCGGATATTAATAATGATGGTCTTCCTGACCTAGTTCAATTGGATATGATGGGAAGCAACAATGAGGATCAAAAAGCCAATATGAGCGCCATGAATACCGAGTTGTTCTATGACCTTGTAGAAAAAGGGCTTCATCATCAATACATGAAGAATACGCTTCAGGTGAATACGGGAGTCTATAATTTCATCGAAGTTGGAGAGCTTGCAGGCATTAGTTATACCGATTGGAGTTGGTGTCCCTTACTATTCGATATGCAGAACAACGGCCATAAGGATCTTTTCGTAACTAATGGGATGCGGCGTGATGTAAATAACAATGATTACAACGCTCTATTTAGAATTCAAAAGGCGTATGGCAAAGTCAAGCCTGAAGAATATGTAGAGTGGGTAAAACGTATGCCTTCTACCCCAGTCCCAAATTTTGCATTTTCCAATAATGGAGACCTTTCGTTTGAAAAGAAAAAATCTGACTATGGATTAAGTGCGGAAGGATTTTCCAATGGCGCCTCTTATGCAGATCTAGATCTAGATGGTGATTTGGATTTGGTTGTAAACCATTTGGATATGACCTCTCAAATTTTTGAGAATCGAGTACAAAATAAAATCGGTTCCAATTTCCTTCGCCTAAAACTTAATGGTAAAGAAGATAATAAGTTCGGTATTGGCGCAAAGGTAATTGCCTATTACAATACTGAACAACAAATGGTGGAGCTTCAGACCACAAGAGGATACGAATCATCAGTTGATCCTACAATACATTTTGGAATAGGTTCGATCAAGGTGTTAGATTCCATAGAGATATATTGGCCTAAAGGAGGAGTACAAACTTTACGAGATATTAGGGCCAATCAGGTTTTGGAGGTTGAGCAAGAAATCCAACCCAGACCGAACGTAAATAAAAGTAGCGTACCAAGAGCAATGTTTACCAGTACCCAACCAAATCTTGACCCACAATTTACGCATCGTGAAAATAATTTTAATGATTTCGACCGAGAAGTACTCCTACCACATAAAATGTCGCAACAAGGTCCTGCATTGGCTGTAGCCGATGTAAACAATGATGGGCTAGATGATTTTTACATAGGTGGGGCAAAAAACCTATCAGGTCATTTGTACTTACAAAACGCCCAAGGTAATTTCAACACTCATTCGGAAAATATCTGGAAAACAGATCAGGGTTATGAAGATGTTTCTGCAACATTTTTTGATGTTGACAATGATGGTGATCAAGACCTATATGTGGCCAGTGGCGGTAACGAAGAAGCAGAAGGTAATCGTTTTTACAAAGACCGACTTTATTTAAATGATGGTAAAGGGAACTTCAAGAAAAGTTTGGAAGGTCTTCCAAAATTATACATTAGCACAGGACCGGTTAGAGTTGCGGATTTTGATAAGGACGGTGATTTGGATTTATTTTTAGGTGGCCGGCAAACCCCTGGCAAATACCCTTTACCGGTAAATAGTTATTTATTGAGAAATGACACTGAGGGATCTACTGTGAAATTCACCGACGTAAGTAAGGAATTGGCTCCCGAATTTCAAACATTAGGAATGGTTACCGATGCCGTATGGGCAGATTTGAACAACGATGATTTATTGGATCTCATATTGGTGGGCGAATGGATGACTCCAAAGGTTTATCTACAAGAAAATGATCAGTTCACAGATTATACAGAAAACTTTGGCCTTAGCGATTACGTTGGATGGTGGAATACCGTAAAACTTTCCGATTTGGACAATGATGGTGATTTGGATATAATAGCAGGTAATCTTGGTCTTAATTACAAATACAAGGCATCAAAGCAAGAACCCTTCAAAATATATGCAGAAGATTTTGATGATAATGGTAAGTTGGATATCGTACTTGGTTATTATAGTGAAGGCGAACTATATCCTTTAAGAGGCCGTCAATGCTCATCACAACAAATACCTTCCATAAAGAAAAAGTTCCCTGATTATAGCTCCTTTTCAAAAGCAAGCTTAACGGAGGTATATACGCCAGCTAAACTCAATGAGGCACTAACCTATTCTGCAAGCACGTTCGCCAATTCTGTGTTCCTAAACGAATCTGGTAAATTTACCCAAAAGGTCTTGCCGAGACGTGCACAGACCTCATCCATAAACGACTTCGTTGTAAAAGACTTTGATAAGGATGGTTATTTAGATTTGCTCATTGCTGGCAATCTATATGGTTCTGAAGTAGAAACACCTAGAAACGATGCTAATTTTGGGCTTCTTTTAAAGGGCATAGGGAAAGGCGAATTCAATGCCCTTTCGGCGTCCGAAAGCGGAATTAACATATTAGGAGAAGTTAAAAAGATTGAAGAATTCAAAGGCATTGACGATTCAGAAGCCTATTTGGTAGCAAGAAATAATTTGCCTCTTTTGGTAATCAAAAAATTATAA
- a CDS encoding VCBS repeat-containing protein, whose amino-acid sequence MKAEETHLDFTNQVFESDSISLANNYYFYNGAGISVADFNNDGLQDIYYSGNHTSSKLYLNKGNLNFKDVTSTSKLENNFWSSGSTYADVNGDGKQDIFVCTVGQNEPNLLYINQGNDINGVPIFKEEAARFGVNDIRICTQAAFFDYDQDNDLDLFVIVNSQLMNDRNQTKPRNTNSNSYTVDILYRNNGDETFTDISQEAGIINEGYSLGLAINDINNDGWPDIYVANDFITNDLLYINDKQGGFDEKANDFLRHTSYNGMGVDIADVNNDGYMDITVMDMLPESNRRRKLMMAPVNYDLFNYRTDLGYAKQHVKNTLQINQGTDEDGSFQFSELGTLTGIYSTDWSWAPLWADFDNSGTLDLFITNGYYKDLTDMDFSLGLKEKLRFGSNEYSIKYQQETLEKLNPIKKSNFMYSNQGSLQFKNVTEQWGLAETSFSHGAAFADFDNDGDLDLTVNNLGHTAFFYRNNTIENNIERNERHGNFLSIKLHGTGKNQNAFGARLELFSNGKLKQSYYHSNVRGYLSSMGDNIHFGLGQNQELDSITVRWPDGKYQTVDEITLNTSLTIDYKPNREKGPLIIPNTLFKKVTDTLLLEFEQKENSYIDFKNDPLFYKMYSREGPSISVSDINNDGLDDILIGGSSKSPLTMFSQENGTFKKDSILLEDAVYEDMGILLFDADNDGDNDLYVASGGSDFVVGKKAYQDRFYINENGTFTKQNAGTLNTSSSGPVKGADYDRDGDIDLFVGGKISPGSYPTSPISSLLKNENGILNDVTPSILKEIGMVNDALWTDFNNDGWIDLMVVGEWTKIQLFKNEQGTLAPFNAKGLENSSGWWNSIAGGDFDNDGDTDYILGNFGLNTYIKADSEHPVRVYAADYDANGKIDPIFSYFEKNDQGKLQEFTLHTRDALISQIVAYKKRFKDYKSFSEADFDDVLRKNDRKNDLVLDAKILTSKYIENLGKKGFKIHELPIESQVAPVYGILIKDFDEDGNLDALLSGNQNSADPLFGNYDASNGILLMGNGNGNFKPIPTLNSGLYLNEDQKSIVSFYTNEEPIILAGANQGPLKAYKFKKNSSSSNKLISLKATDAGAFITYENGNRTKMEFYYGNSYLSQSSRKFEITTPMKEVIIYDFNGTTRTIL is encoded by the coding sequence TTGAAAGCTGAAGAAACGCACCTCGATTTTACAAATCAAGTATTCGAATCAGATTCAATAAGTCTTGCCAACAACTATTATTTTTACAATGGGGCTGGCATTTCAGTAGCGGATTTTAACAATGACGGACTTCAAGACATATATTATTCTGGAAACCATACCAGTTCTAAGCTTTATCTCAACAAAGGAAATCTGAATTTCAAAGATGTAACCAGTACATCCAAACTTGAAAATAATTTTTGGAGTAGTGGTTCCACCTATGCAGATGTTAATGGGGATGGCAAGCAAGATATCTTTGTTTGTACCGTTGGACAAAATGAACCCAATCTGCTATACATCAATCAGGGTAACGATATTAATGGGGTTCCAATATTTAAGGAAGAAGCTGCAAGATTTGGAGTCAATGACATAAGGATATGCACCCAAGCCGCTTTTTTTGATTATGACCAAGATAATGACCTGGATTTATTTGTTATTGTGAACTCGCAGTTAATGAATGATCGTAACCAAACAAAACCTAGAAATACCAACAGCAATTCCTATACGGTTGATATTCTTTATAGAAACAATGGCGACGAGACATTTACAGATATCTCCCAAGAAGCAGGTATTATCAATGAAGGATATTCACTAGGTCTTGCCATAAATGATATCAACAACGATGGTTGGCCAGATATTTATGTGGCCAATGACTTTATTACAAATGATTTACTTTATATCAATGACAAACAAGGTGGTTTTGACGAAAAGGCAAATGATTTTCTAAGACATACAAGTTACAATGGTATGGGCGTAGACATCGCAGACGTTAACAATGACGGCTATATGGATATAACGGTTATGGACATGTTACCAGAATCGAACCGTCGTAGAAAGCTTATGATGGCCCCTGTAAACTATGACCTTTTCAATTATAGAACTGATTTGGGGTACGCCAAACAACACGTTAAAAACACATTACAAATAAATCAAGGCACTGATGAGGATGGTAGTTTTCAATTTAGTGAACTGGGCACATTGACAGGCATATATTCTACTGATTGGAGCTGGGCCCCATTATGGGCAGATTTTGATAATAGCGGAACCCTTGATCTTTTTATCACCAATGGCTATTATAAGGATTTGACCGACATGGACTTTTCCCTTGGTCTAAAAGAAAAACTGCGGTTTGGCTCTAACGAGTACAGTATAAAATATCAACAAGAAACCTTGGAGAAATTAAATCCCATAAAAAAGTCCAACTTCATGTATTCAAACCAAGGAAGTTTACAATTTAAAAACGTAACTGAACAATGGGGACTAGCAGAAACATCATTTTCACATGGTGCCGCATTTGCAGATTTTGACAACGATGGTGACTTGGACCTTACAGTTAACAATTTAGGGCATACGGCCTTCTTTTACCGGAATAATACAATTGAAAACAATATTGAAAGGAATGAAAGGCATGGAAATTTTCTTTCCATAAAACTTCATGGAACCGGCAAAAACCAAAATGCCTTTGGTGCTCGTTTGGAGCTTTTTTCCAATGGAAAATTAAAGCAAAGCTATTACCACTCAAATGTAAGAGGCTATCTCTCAAGTATGGGAGACAATATTCATTTTGGTTTAGGCCAAAACCAAGAACTGGATAGCATAACCGTTCGTTGGCCGGATGGAAAGTATCAAACGGTAGATGAGATTACACTCAACACTAGCTTAACAATTGACTATAAACCCAATCGTGAAAAAGGACCCCTTATAATTCCAAATACACTTTTCAAAAAGGTTACAGATACTTTACTATTAGAGTTTGAACAAAAAGAAAATAGTTATATCGATTTCAAAAATGATCCGCTTTTCTATAAAATGTATTCCCGAGAAGGACCAAGTATTTCAGTTAGCGATATAAATAATGATGGCTTGGACGATATATTAATTGGAGGTTCTTCAAAAAGTCCATTAACTATGTTTTCGCAAGAAAACGGAACTTTTAAAAAAGATTCAATCTTATTGGAAGATGCGGTTTATGAGGACATGGGCATATTACTATTTGATGCTGACAATGATGGGGACAATGACCTTTATGTCGCAAGCGGAGGCAGTGATTTTGTTGTAGGAAAAAAAGCCTACCAAGACCGATTTTACATAAATGAAAATGGAACGTTTACAAAACAAAACGCTGGAACGTTAAATACTTCCAGTAGCGGTCCTGTCAAAGGGGCAGATTATGACCGTGATGGTGATATAGACCTTTTTGTAGGCGGAAAAATAAGCCCAGGCAGTTATCCCACCTCCCCCATAAGTAGTCTGCTAAAGAATGAAAACGGTATTTTGAATGATGTAACACCATCTATCTTAAAGGAGATAGGTATGGTCAACGATGCCCTTTGGACGGATTTTAACAACGATGGATGGATAGACCTTATGGTTGTTGGAGAATGGACAAAAATTCAGCTTTTCAAAAATGAACAAGGGACCCTAGCGCCTTTTAACGCAAAAGGATTGGAGAATTCATCCGGTTGGTGGAACAGTATTGCTGGGGGTGATTTTGACAATGATGGCGATACCGACTATATATTAGGCAATTTTGGCTTAAATACCTATATCAAGGCGGATAGCGAACATCCTGTACGGGTTTATGCTGCTGATTATGATGCCAATGGTAAAATAGATCCTATTTTTTCATATTTTGAAAAGAATGATCAAGGTAAATTACAAGAGTTCACCCTACACACCAGAGACGCCCTAATTTCACAGATAGTAGCATATAAAAAACGTTTTAAGGATTACAAATCATTTTCCGAAGCTGATTTTGACGATGTTCTTCGCAAAAACGATCGTAAAAACGATTTAGTCCTAGATGCCAAAATACTAACTAGCAAATACATAGAAAATTTAGGGAAAAAAGGATTTAAAATCCACGAACTGCCCATAGAGAGCCAAGTAGCACCGGTATATGGTATTTTAATCAAAGATTTTGACGAAGATGGCAATCTGGACGCACTTTTAAGTGGTAATCAAAATTCAGCCGATCCATTGTTCGGTAACTACGATGCATCAAATGGGATTCTTTTGATGGGGAATGGAAATGGAAATTTTAAACCTATACCTACCTTAAACTCTGGTCTGTATTTAAATGAGGATCAAAAAAGTATTGTGTCTTTTTATACCAATGAGGAGCCCATCATTTTGGCAGGAGCAAATCAAGGACCACTAAAAGCATATAAATTCAAAAAAAACTCCTCATCCTCAAATAAGCTAATTTCATTAAAAGCCACTGATGCGGGAGCCTTTATCACCTATGAAAACGGTAATAGGACCAAAATGGAATTTTATTATGGGAATAGCTACTTATCCCAGTCATCAAGAAAATTTGAAATTACAACACCCATGAAAGAGGTTATTATCTATGATTTTAATGGAACTACCCGCACAATATTGTAA